The following coding sequences lie in one Pseudomonadota bacterium genomic window:
- a CDS encoding alpha/beta hydrolase: MAVRFLVGDSFELSADVEGLWNGKPVLLLHGGGQTRYSWGNTMSVLGEAGFLAINLDLRGHGYSDWAADGNYSIDAYAKDLRTVVDLIGQPVALVGASLGGLASLIAAGEAPQVVCSALILVDVAPQLEQVGRERILEFMRSYPDGFISLEEAASAVSGYLPYRSRPDDLSGLENNLRLGFDGRYRWHWDPAIISDDEQVNDKFDTKRYERAALTIDVPIMLVRGRMSDVVSKAGAQAFLKTVPSAEYVDVKEAGHMIAGDRNDAFTSAVISFLTKNLS; encoded by the coding sequence ATGGCTGTACGTTTTTTAGTTGGGGATTCATTTGAATTATCCGCGGATGTAGAGGGATTGTGGAACGGTAAGCCGGTGCTGCTCTTACACGGCGGTGGTCAAACCAGATATTCCTGGGGCAATACAATGAGTGTGCTCGGTGAAGCCGGGTTTCTGGCTATCAATCTTGATCTTCGTGGCCACGGTTATAGCGACTGGGCAGCTGATGGTAATTATTCTATCGATGCCTATGCGAAAGATCTGCGCACCGTGGTGGATCTCATCGGGCAGCCCGTAGCTTTGGTTGGCGCATCGCTTGGCGGTTTGGCATCGCTTATAGCGGCAGGAGAAGCACCGCAAGTTGTATGTAGCGCCTTGATCCTGGTTGACGTTGCGCCACAACTTGAGCAGGTGGGCCGGGAGCGCATTCTTGAGTTCATGCGCAGTTACCCTGATGGTTTCATATCGCTTGAAGAGGCTGCCTCTGCCGTTTCAGGCTATCTTCCTTATCGATCACGTCCGGATGATCTTAGCGGTTTGGAGAATAACCTGCGACTTGGTTTTGATGGTCGATATAGATGGCACTGGGATCCAGCCATCATATCCGATGATGAACAAGTCAATGATAAATTCGATACAAAACGGTATGAGCGCGCAGCTTTGACTATCGATGTACCTATTATGCTTGTTCGCGGCCGAATGAGCGATGTGGTGAGCAAAGCCGGTGCACAAGCCTTCTTAAAGACAGTGCCAAGTGCCGAGTATGTTGATGTTAAGGAAGCAGGGCATATGATTGCCGGTGATCGCAATGATGCGTTTACATCTGCCGTTATATCTTTTCTC